A region from the Paenarthrobacter aurescens genome encodes:
- a CDS encoding aldo/keto reductase, producing the protein MTSPSRLTSNKLALNKLALNNGVQMERLGYGLYKVPAKDAEALVATALGEGYRRFDTAAMYGNEVGVGRALGGAIGDAAAANRGTGGSGEFVHALAREDVFVTTKVWNDDQGYDSTLRAFDTSMANLGLDYVDLYLIHWPCAGRGLFAETYKAMETLYREGKVRAIGVSNFQPEHLAELMQRAEVVPAVNQIELHPWLQQTRLRTLHEQLGIRTEAWSPLGRGQVLADPAILSLAEKYRRTPAQIILRWHLQLGNLVIPKASSAGRIKENFAVFDFELEPADVDGMAALERHHRTGSHPDNVK; encoded by the coding sequence ATGACTTCCCCCTCCAGGCTGACATCAAACAAGCTGGCACTGAACAAGCTGGCCCTGAACAACGGCGTACAGATGGAACGCCTGGGATACGGACTCTACAAAGTTCCCGCCAAAGACGCAGAAGCCTTGGTTGCCACGGCTTTGGGTGAGGGCTACCGACGTTTTGACACTGCCGCGATGTACGGCAACGAAGTAGGGGTGGGCCGGGCGCTGGGCGGTGCAATCGGCGACGCTGCTGCGGCAAACAGGGGCACCGGTGGCTCCGGCGAATTCGTCCACGCCCTGGCGCGCGAAGACGTCTTTGTCACCACCAAAGTCTGGAATGACGACCAAGGCTACGATTCAACCCTGCGGGCCTTTGACACCTCCATGGCAAACCTTGGACTGGACTACGTGGACCTCTATTTGATCCACTGGCCGTGCGCCGGACGAGGTTTGTTCGCGGAGACCTATAAGGCCATGGAAACCCTCTACAGGGAGGGCAAAGTCCGGGCGATCGGAGTCTCCAACTTCCAGCCGGAACATCTGGCCGAACTGATGCAAAGGGCCGAGGTTGTCCCCGCCGTCAACCAGATCGAACTGCACCCCTGGCTGCAACAGACCCGGTTGCGGACCTTGCATGAACAACTCGGAATCCGGACCGAGGCGTGGAGCCCACTTGGCCGCGGGCAGGTTCTGGCGGACCCCGCCATTCTCTCGTTGGCCGAAAAGTACCGCCGGACTCCGGCCCAGATCATTCTCCGGTGGCATCTTCAGCTGGGAAACCTGGTAATCCCCAAAGCGAGCTCCGCGGGACGCATCAAGGAAAACTTCGCCGTCTTCGATTTCGAGCTGGAGCCCGCGGACGTGGACGGAATGGCCGCACTTGAACGCCATCACCGGACGGGCTCACACCCGGATAACGTGAAGTAG
- a CDS encoding glycosyltransferase family 1 protein, protein MKIVIDARFTRTDHHDGISRYGSSLIAATSKIADVTMLISDKRQLALLPDVPYVMINSPLSPMELFVARKVNPLGADVVVCPMQTMGTLGRKYGLILTLHDLIYYEHPTPPGFLPAPVRLLWRLYHKGYWPQRLLLNRADIVATISSTTEALMAKYTLTKRPVRIVGNAPQPGQRPRDPGAGAEKTLLYMGSFMPYKNVETMIRGMAQLPEYTLHLLSRITPQRKAELEALVPRGAKVLFHNGVTDAEYDELLVRATALISLSRAEGYGLPLVEAMALGTPVIASDIPIFREVGGDAVSYVHPESPAEFAAAVTALGEEPLWQERSRKSVERAGHFNWEASARQLLSAAEEVVARRQRKA, encoded by the coding sequence GTGAAAATTGTCATCGACGCCCGCTTTACCCGAACGGACCACCACGATGGCATCAGCCGCTACGGTTCCAGCCTCATAGCCGCAACGTCCAAAATTGCCGATGTCACCATGCTCATCAGCGACAAACGGCAACTGGCCCTTCTGCCCGACGTTCCGTACGTGATGATCAACAGCCCGCTCTCACCCATGGAATTGTTCGTAGCCCGAAAGGTGAACCCCTTGGGCGCTGACGTGGTTGTCTGCCCCATGCAGACCATGGGCACCCTCGGCCGGAAGTACGGGCTGATACTGACCCTGCACGATCTCATTTACTACGAACACCCGACTCCCCCGGGCTTCCTGCCCGCCCCGGTGCGCCTGCTGTGGAGGCTCTATCACAAGGGGTACTGGCCGCAGCGGCTGCTGCTCAACCGCGCAGACATCGTGGCCACCATCAGCAGCACCACTGAAGCGCTCATGGCCAAGTACACACTGACAAAACGTCCCGTTCGCATTGTGGGAAACGCACCCCAACCCGGTCAGAGACCTCGGGACCCTGGAGCAGGGGCAGAGAAGACGCTCCTCTACATGGGCTCGTTCATGCCCTACAAAAATGTGGAAACCATGATCCGTGGCATGGCACAGCTGCCCGAATACACTCTGCACCTGCTCAGCCGGATCACGCCGCAACGCAAGGCAGAATTGGAGGCTTTGGTACCCCGCGGCGCCAAGGTGCTGTTTCACAACGGTGTGACAGACGCCGAGTATGACGAGCTCCTGGTGCGGGCGACTGCGTTGATCAGCCTCTCGCGGGCCGAGGGCTACGGCTTACCGCTGGTGGAGGCGATGGCCTTGGGAACCCCTGTGATCGCCAGCGATATTCCTATCTTCCGTGAAGTGGGAGGCGACGCCGTCAGCTACGTCCACCCTGAGTCTCCGGCCGAATTCGCTGCGGCAGTAACTGCGCTGGGCGAGGAACCACTGTGGCAGGAACGTTCCCGGAAATCCGTGGAACGCGCCGGGCACTTCAACTGGGAAGCTTCGGCACGGCAGCTCCTGTCCGCGGCCGAAGAGGTAGTGGCCAGACGTCAACGTAAGGCTTAG
- a CDS encoding glycerol-3-phosphate dehydrogenase/oxidase, giving the protein MGHNRISGTSEHTQRDSVVALQERPSAKVLIIGGGINGVGTFRDLALQGVDVALVERGDYCQGASGASSHMIHGGIRYLENGEFRLVQESVVERNRLLRIAPHYVKPLQTTIPIFSTFSGILSAPMRFLTHKQGKPKERGAFLIKVGLSMYDFFSRDGGSVPRHQFRGRTKALAELPKLHSGIKYAATYFDASVHNPERLTLDVLQDGEKAGRGGGLPGGSARASNYVSLVSMGSGGVRLRDELTGKEFDFQADVIVNTTGAWVDLTNQAMGAVSKFMGGTKGSHIVLDHPELLAACNGREIFFEHTDGRIVLIYPMGDRVLVGTTDVDADMNEDAVCTEEEIDYFFDLVGHVFPTIKVGREQIVYSFAGVRPLPRHDETQPGFVSRDYRIERSVRSGSGAVATPGGKAAVVLSLVGGKWTTFRALAEHMTNDVLRELGMERKVSTAKLAIGGGAGFPATEQGEQEWIKKHMGPGLDADRVAVLLTRYGTRADSVIEYLNAGQDQPLRSTRELSVRELAFMAEHEQIGHLVDVLIRRTSLAFRGLVTGELLNEIAAALAGPLGWDAAAREAEIRHAQEVLHRFHKVDVHSLVA; this is encoded by the coding sequence TTGGGACACAACAGGATTTCCGGTACCTCAGAGCACACACAGCGCGACTCCGTCGTTGCGTTGCAGGAGCGGCCGTCGGCCAAGGTACTCATCATCGGCGGCGGCATCAACGGTGTGGGAACATTCCGTGATCTCGCTCTTCAGGGTGTGGACGTGGCACTTGTTGAACGTGGCGACTACTGCCAGGGTGCCAGCGGCGCTTCCTCCCACATGATCCACGGCGGCATCCGCTACCTGGAAAACGGTGAGTTCCGCCTTGTTCAGGAATCCGTGGTCGAGCGCAACAGGCTTCTGAGGATTGCCCCGCACTACGTCAAGCCACTGCAAACCACCATTCCCATCTTCAGCACTTTCTCCGGCATTCTCTCCGCGCCCATGCGCTTCCTCACCCACAAGCAGGGAAAGCCCAAGGAACGCGGCGCCTTCCTCATCAAGGTCGGCTTGAGCATGTATGACTTCTTCTCCCGCGACGGCGGCAGCGTTCCCCGTCACCAGTTCAGGGGCCGGACCAAGGCCCTGGCTGAGCTTCCCAAGCTTCATTCCGGAATCAAGTACGCTGCCACGTACTTTGACGCTTCCGTGCACAATCCAGAACGCCTCACCCTGGACGTCCTGCAGGACGGCGAAAAGGCAGGCCGCGGCGGGGGACTGCCGGGAGGCAGTGCCCGCGCCAGCAACTACGTCTCGCTCGTCTCCATGGGCTCCGGGGGAGTTCGGCTCAGGGATGAGCTGACCGGCAAGGAATTCGACTTCCAGGCCGATGTCATCGTCAACACCACCGGTGCATGGGTAGACCTCACAAACCAGGCCATGGGCGCTGTCAGCAAGTTCATGGGGGGCACCAAAGGCTCACACATCGTCCTGGACCACCCGGAACTGCTCGCAGCCTGCAACGGCCGGGAAATCTTCTTCGAGCACACCGATGGCCGGATCGTTTTGATCTACCCCATGGGAGACCGCGTGCTGGTGGGGACTACGGATGTGGACGCAGATATGAACGAAGACGCCGTGTGCACGGAAGAAGAGATTGACTACTTCTTTGACCTCGTCGGCCACGTGTTCCCCACCATCAAGGTAGGGCGGGAACAGATCGTCTACAGCTTCGCTGGTGTCCGGCCCCTTCCGCGCCACGACGAAACGCAGCCTGGGTTTGTCTCGCGCGATTACCGCATCGAACGCAGCGTCCGCTCCGGCAGTGGAGCGGTTGCAACGCCAGGCGGCAAGGCCGCCGTCGTACTCAGTTTGGTGGGTGGCAAATGGACCACGTTCCGCGCCCTGGCTGAGCACATGACCAACGACGTCCTGCGTGAACTGGGTATGGAACGCAAAGTCTCGACGGCGAAGCTCGCCATCGGCGGCGGCGCCGGCTTCCCAGCCACTGAGCAAGGCGAACAGGAATGGATCAAGAAGCACATGGGTCCCGGCCTGGATGCTGACCGCGTAGCTGTCCTGCTGACCAGGTACGGCACCCGGGCGGATTCCGTTATTGAGTACCTCAATGCCGGACAGGACCAGCCTCTGCGTTCCACCCGCGAACTGAGCGTCCGTGAACTTGCCTTCATGGCCGAGCACGAGCAAATCGGGCACCTGGTGGATGTTCTCATCCGCAGGACATCCTTGGCGTTCCGTGGCCTGGTGACCGGTGAGTTGCTCAATGAGATCGCCGCCGCATTGGCCGGGCCGCTCGGTTGGGACGCTGCTGCCCGCGAGGCAGAAATCCGCCACGCCCAGGAAGTACTGCACCGTTTCCACAAGGTTGACGTGCACAGCCTCGTAGCCTGA
- a CDS encoding MIP/aquaporin family protein — protein sequence MSLGIVFLSEVFGTMMLTLLGCGVVANVALKGTKGNNGGFLMVTWGWGIAVFAGVFVAAKSGAHLNPAVTLGLLVNQKAEYAPGVPVDFASTLTYFGAELLGAFLGAVVCWLAYKQHFDEEPLAANRLGTFSTGPAIRSTPWNLITEIIGTFVLVFVILTFGGTPSGLGPLAVALLVVGIGVSLGGPTGYAINPARDLGPRIAHALLPIKGKGSSDWAYSWIPVVGPLAGGALAGLVALWVPDIMPAIAG from the coding sequence ATGTCTCTTGGAATTGTTTTCCTTTCCGAAGTATTCGGAACCATGATGCTGACCCTGCTGGGTTGCGGCGTCGTGGCAAACGTTGCGCTCAAAGGCACCAAGGGCAACAACGGTGGATTCTTGATGGTGACGTGGGGCTGGGGTATTGCGGTCTTCGCGGGCGTTTTCGTGGCCGCAAAGTCCGGTGCGCACCTGAACCCGGCAGTCACTTTGGGGCTGTTGGTCAACCAGAAAGCAGAATACGCCCCCGGCGTTCCCGTGGATTTCGCGTCAACCCTGACGTACTTCGGCGCTGAGCTGCTGGGCGCCTTCCTGGGTGCCGTGGTTTGCTGGCTCGCTTACAAGCAGCACTTCGATGAAGAACCGCTTGCAGCCAATAGGCTGGGCACCTTCTCCACCGGTCCGGCCATTCGTTCAACCCCGTGGAACCTCATCACCGAAATCATCGGCACGTTCGTCCTGGTCTTCGTCATCCTGACCTTCGGCGGCACCCCCTCGGGCCTGGGCCCGCTGGCTGTGGCATTGCTTGTTGTTGGCATCGGCGTTTCCCTCGGTGGCCCCACCGGCTACGCCATCAACCCGGCACGTGACCTTGGCCCCCGCATTGCCCACGCCCTCCTTCCCATCAAGGGCAAAGGCTCCAGCGACTGGGCCTACTCCTGGATCCCCGTAGTCGGCCCCTTGGCAGGTGGCGCCCTTGCCGGTCTGGTAGCCCTTTGGGTGCCGGACATCATGCCCGCCATCGCCGGCTGA
- the glpK gene encoding glycerol kinase GlpK has product MNQYVIAIDQGTTSSRAIVFDHSGNIVSTGQMEHEQIFPQAGWVEHNPAEIWNNTREVIASALSKANLTRHDIAAVGITNQRETAVVWDKNTGEAVYNAIVWQDTRTQPIVDQLAQDGGLERFKQKVGLPLATYFSGTKIKWILDNVDGAREKAEAGDLLFGNTDAWVLWNLTGGVDGGVHVTDVTNASRTLFMDLETLQWDQEILDVFGVPASMMPAIKSSSEVYGQVHTSQLLRETPVAGILGDQQAATFGQAAFQPGEAKNTYGTGCFLIFNTGEEIVHSKNGLLTTLGYKLGDAKPHYALEGSIAVTGSLIQWLRDNLGMISSAPEVEELAAGVKDNGGVYIVPAFSGLFAPYWRADARGAIVGLTRFANKGHIARAALEATAFQTREVLDAVNADSGVPLTELKVDGGMVANEALMQFQADILGVPVVRPKVVETTALGAAYAAGLAVGFWKDLGELSANWNEDKRWEPQLPAEEQERQLRLWKKAVTKSMDWVDEDVK; this is encoded by the coding sequence ATGAACCAATACGTCATCGCCATCGATCAGGGCACCACCAGCTCCCGTGCCATCGTTTTTGACCACTCCGGAAACATCGTCTCCACCGGCCAGATGGAACACGAGCAGATCTTCCCGCAGGCCGGATGGGTTGAGCACAACCCCGCCGAAATCTGGAACAACACCCGTGAGGTCATCGCCTCAGCTTTGTCCAAGGCGAACCTGACGCGGCACGATATTGCCGCCGTCGGTATCACCAACCAGCGCGAAACCGCTGTGGTCTGGGACAAGAACACCGGCGAAGCGGTGTACAACGCCATCGTCTGGCAGGACACCCGCACGCAGCCCATTGTTGATCAGCTGGCGCAGGACGGCGGGCTTGAGCGTTTCAAGCAAAAGGTCGGACTGCCGTTGGCAACGTACTTCTCCGGCACCAAGATCAAATGGATCCTGGACAACGTCGATGGCGCCCGCGAGAAAGCCGAAGCCGGCGACCTCCTCTTCGGCAACACCGATGCCTGGGTTCTGTGGAACCTCACCGGCGGTGTTGACGGCGGAGTGCACGTTACTGACGTCACCAACGCCTCACGCACCCTGTTCATGGACCTTGAGACGTTGCAGTGGGACCAGGAAATCCTGGACGTCTTCGGCGTTCCGGCTTCCATGATGCCCGCCATCAAGTCTTCATCCGAGGTCTACGGCCAGGTTCACACCTCGCAGCTTCTGCGCGAAACTCCGGTTGCAGGCATCCTTGGTGACCAGCAGGCAGCGACGTTCGGCCAGGCAGCATTCCAGCCCGGTGAAGCGAAGAACACGTACGGCACCGGTTGCTTCCTGATCTTCAACACCGGCGAGGAAATTGTTCATTCCAAGAACGGCCTCCTCACCACCCTCGGGTACAAACTGGGCGATGCCAAGCCGCACTACGCCCTTGAGGGCTCCATCGCTGTGACTGGTTCCTTGATCCAGTGGCTTCGTGACAACCTCGGAATGATCAGCTCCGCTCCCGAGGTTGAGGAATTGGCTGCCGGGGTCAAGGACAACGGCGGCGTCTACATTGTCCCTGCCTTCTCCGGCCTGTTCGCGCCGTACTGGCGTGCTGACGCTCGCGGCGCGATCGTGGGCCTCACGCGGTTCGCCAACAAGGGTCACATTGCCCGCGCCGCCCTGGAAGCAACTGCTTTCCAGACCCGCGAGGTACTGGACGCCGTCAACGCCGACTCCGGCGTTCCGCTCACCGAGCTGAAGGTGGACGGCGGCATGGTGGCCAACGAGGCCCTCATGCAGTTCCAGGCCGACATCCTGGGCGTACCGGTGGTCCGGCCGAAGGTAGTGGAGACCACTGCCCTCGGCGCGGCCTATGCGGCCGGCCTCGCAGTGGGATTCTGGAAGGACCTGGGTGAACTCAGCGCCAACTGGAACGAAGACAAGCGCTGGGAGCCGCAGCTTCCGGCAGAGGAGCAGGAGCGTCAGCTGCGCCTCTGGAAGAAAGCCGTGACAAAGTCCATGGACTGGGTCGACGAGGACGTGAAGTAA
- a CDS encoding sugar-binding transcriptional regulator, whose protein sequence is MARSRHSDALRAAQMYYLQDLTMDAIARELRTSRSTVSRLLSSARETGLVQVQIRSPFDTGPELESQIRNRYGVDVHVVPVLDTLNEAETLDRVAIQAARTIGPLVDSNAIIGVAWGATLSAVSRHLTRKVTHDSIVVQLNGAGNMQTTGITYASDIMRRFGSAYGARVEQFPVPAFFDHASTKTAMWNERSVQRILDLQARMSIAIFGVGSVDSDYPSHVYAGGYLDEHDLTMLAADDVVGDVATVFFRSDGSSDGITLNERSTGPSHEQLRQVRRRICVISGASKINGLQGALAAGLATDLILDEASARRLVSFNDHS, encoded by the coding sequence ATGGCACGCTCACGTCACTCGGATGCGCTCCGGGCTGCACAAATGTATTACCTTCAGGACCTGACCATGGATGCGATTGCCCGGGAGCTCCGAACGTCCCGGTCCACCGTGTCCAGATTGCTCTCGTCCGCAAGGGAAACGGGGCTGGTACAAGTCCAGATTCGAAGCCCTTTTGACACCGGGCCCGAGCTGGAAAGCCAAATCCGCAACCGGTACGGAGTGGATGTCCACGTGGTTCCGGTTCTGGACACCCTCAACGAGGCAGAGACCCTGGACCGCGTAGCCATTCAGGCTGCACGGACAATCGGCCCCCTGGTGGACTCCAATGCCATCATCGGCGTGGCTTGGGGAGCGACGCTCAGCGCAGTCAGCCGGCACCTCACCCGCAAGGTCACCCATGACAGCATCGTGGTCCAGCTCAACGGCGCAGGAAACATGCAAACCACGGGCATCACCTACGCCAGCGACATCATGCGGCGTTTCGGCAGCGCCTACGGTGCGCGGGTGGAGCAGTTTCCTGTTCCGGCGTTTTTTGATCATGCTTCCACCAAGACAGCCATGTGGAATGAGCGCAGCGTTCAACGCATCCTGGACTTGCAAGCCCGGATGAGCATTGCCATTTTTGGTGTCGGATCAGTGGATTCGGACTACCCGAGCCACGTATACGCCGGTGGCTACCTTGATGAACATGACCTCACCATGCTGGCCGCCGACGACGTCGTAGGAGACGTCGCTACGGTCTTCTTCCGCAGTGACGGGTCCTCGGACGGCATCACCTTGAATGAGCGCTCAACCGGCCCCAGCCATGAACAGTTGCGGCAAGTCAGGCGCCGGATCTGCGTTATTTCCGGGGCATCGAAAATCAACGGCCTCCAAGGTGCGCTGGCAGCCGGACTGGCCACGGACCTGATTCTGGACGAAGCCTCAGCACGGCGCCTGGTGAGTTTCAATGACCATTCCTGA
- a CDS encoding alpha/beta fold hydrolase, translating to MDNVDTARSSPGQYPSQSALDDEFFSATLPGRTTASAVHVDGSKVAYWTYEPVTITPLTRTILVIHGFRGDHHGLLRVADHLPDMRIIMPDLPAFGSSEPFARDEHSVERYGKFISGFMAALGLDEKTVLLGHSFGSIVASHFAAANPGAIYPLILINPIAAPALEGPKGIMTKLAVLYYQVSAKLPRTLGLAVLRNRVIVRIMSITMAKTKDKSLRRFIHGQHDAYFSAFADRKSLLESFKASVSGHVAQVAEELTFPVLLIAGEKDEIATLPNQYKLMQRLPAAKLEVIPDVGHLIHYETPVPAAEAIRTFLEEHPA from the coding sequence ATGGACAACGTGGACACCGCCCGCTCCTCCCCGGGCCAATACCCCTCCCAAAGCGCCCTGGACGATGAATTCTTCAGCGCAACGCTGCCGGGACGGACCACCGCCTCCGCCGTCCACGTGGATGGCAGTAAGGTGGCGTACTGGACCTACGAACCAGTCACTATCACGCCCCTGACCCGCACCATCCTGGTCATCCATGGCTTCCGGGGGGACCACCACGGGTTGCTGCGCGTGGCCGATCACCTTCCGGACATGCGCATTATCATGCCGGACCTGCCTGCATTCGGGAGCTCGGAACCCTTCGCCCGGGACGAACACAGTGTTGAACGCTACGGCAAGTTCATCTCCGGCTTCATGGCCGCACTGGGCTTGGATGAGAAAACTGTCCTGCTGGGACACTCCTTCGGCTCAATCGTCGCCAGCCACTTCGCCGCGGCGAATCCGGGAGCCATCTACCCGCTGATCCTGATCAACCCCATCGCCGCTCCGGCCTTGGAAGGCCCCAAGGGCATCATGACAAAACTCGCCGTGCTCTACTACCAGGTTTCGGCCAAACTTCCCCGCACGCTGGGACTGGCGGTCCTCCGCAACAGGGTAATTGTGCGGATCATGAGCATCACCATGGCCAAAACCAAAGACAAGAGCCTTCGCCGGTTCATCCACGGTCAGCATGACGCCTACTTCAGTGCCTTCGCAGACAGGAAGAGCCTGCTCGAATCCTTCAAGGCCTCAGTCTCGGGACACGTCGCCCAGGTAGCCGAGGAACTGACTTTCCCCGTACTCCTGATCGCAGGGGAAAAAGATGAGATCGCCACCCTACCCAACCAGTACAAACTGATGCAGCGCCTGCCTGCGGCAAAGCTGGAAGTAATTCCCGACGTCGGGCATCTCATCCACTACGAAACGCCGGTTCCGGCCGCAGAAGCAATCCGAACTTTCCTGGAGGAACATCCCGCGTGA
- the leuS gene encoding leucine--tRNA ligase, protein MSVQPETETGTAPTAAAEAPEEGVYSFAAMEAKWPQVWEDLKVFTPADDGSKERRYVLDMFPYPSGDLHMGHAEAFAMGDVVARYLRQKGFDVLHPIGWDSFGLPAENAAIKRNAHPSEWTYANIETQAASFKRYAISADWSRRIHTSDPEYYRWTQWLFKRFYERGLAYRKDSPVNWCPKDLTVLANEQVVNGACERCGTLVTKKSLNQWYFKITEYADRLLDDMDQLQGHWPERVLAMQRNWIGRSEGAHVRFVIEGTEDRAEREVTVFTTRPDTLYGATFFVVAADAHLALDLVTPEQHDELMAYREKVKALSEIERQSTDREKTGVFTGRYAINPLTGEKLPVWAADYVLADYGTGAIMAVPAHDQRDLDFAKAFGLPVREVLETGAEDPAETGVATAGEGTLKNSGDLDGLSKSEGIPAAIEILEKLGTGEKFVNFRLRDWLLSRQRFWGAPIPIIHCGECGEVPVPDDQLPVRLPDNLRGEALSPKGTSPLAAAVEWVNVECPNCGRAAQRDTDTMDTFVDSSWYFLRFVSPDYTEGPFDPEKINNWMPVGQYVGGVEHAILHLLYARFFTKVIKDIGLIEANEPFSALLNQGQVLNGGKAMSKSLGNGVDLGEQLDKFGVDAVRLTMVFASPPEDDVDWADVSPSGSAKFLARAWRLGQDVSSEPGVDPAAGDRALRTVTHKTIADAAELLDNNKFNVVVARLMELVNATRKTIDSGAGAADPAVREATEAVAVILSLFAPYTAEDLWNALGHPASVANAGWPKHDDALLVQDTVTAVVQVQGKVRDRLEVSPDIAEDELRELALASENVQRALDGRGIRTVIVRAPKLVNIVPA, encoded by the coding sequence GTGAGCGTTCAGCCGGAGACAGAGACCGGAACAGCACCAACAGCCGCAGCCGAAGCGCCTGAAGAAGGCGTTTACAGCTTCGCGGCGATGGAAGCCAAGTGGCCGCAGGTCTGGGAAGACCTCAAAGTCTTCACCCCTGCCGATGACGGCTCCAAAGAGCGCCGTTATGTGCTGGACATGTTCCCCTACCCTTCCGGCGACCTCCACATGGGCCACGCAGAAGCGTTCGCCATGGGCGACGTCGTGGCGCGCTACCTGCGCCAGAAGGGCTTCGACGTCCTGCACCCCATTGGCTGGGACTCGTTCGGATTGCCCGCGGAAAATGCTGCAATCAAACGCAACGCCCACCCCAGCGAGTGGACCTACGCGAACATCGAGACGCAGGCGGCCTCATTCAAGCGTTACGCCATCTCTGCCGACTGGTCACGCCGCATCCACACCTCGGATCCCGAGTACTACCGGTGGACGCAGTGGCTGTTCAAACGCTTCTACGAGCGCGGCTTGGCCTACCGCAAGGACTCGCCCGTCAACTGGTGCCCCAAGGACCTCACCGTCCTGGCAAACGAGCAGGTTGTCAACGGTGCTTGTGAGCGTTGCGGCACGCTGGTCACCAAGAAGTCCCTGAACCAGTGGTACTTCAAAATCACCGAGTACGCCGACCGCCTGCTGGACGATATGGACCAGCTCCAAGGTCACTGGCCTGAGCGTGTCCTGGCGATGCAACGCAACTGGATTGGCCGCTCCGAAGGCGCCCACGTGCGCTTCGTCATCGAAGGCACCGAAGACCGTGCTGAACGCGAAGTCACGGTATTCACCACCCGCCCGGACACCCTGTATGGTGCAACGTTCTTTGTGGTTGCAGCAGATGCGCATTTGGCGCTGGACCTGGTGACCCCGGAACAGCACGATGAACTCATGGCCTACCGGGAGAAGGTCAAGGCGCTCTCCGAGATTGAGCGCCAGTCCACCGACCGCGAGAAGACCGGTGTGTTCACCGGCCGCTACGCCATCAACCCGCTCACGGGCGAGAAGCTCCCGGTATGGGCCGCTGACTACGTGCTGGCCGACTACGGCACGGGTGCCATCATGGCTGTGCCTGCGCACGACCAGCGCGACCTCGACTTCGCCAAGGCGTTCGGACTGCCCGTCCGCGAGGTGCTGGAAACTGGCGCCGAGGACCCCGCCGAAACCGGCGTAGCAACTGCCGGTGAAGGCACACTGAAAAACTCGGGCGACCTGGACGGCCTGTCAAAGTCCGAGGGAATTCCGGCCGCGATCGAGATTTTGGAGAAGCTGGGAACCGGCGAGAAATTCGTCAACTTCCGTCTGCGGGACTGGCTCCTGAGCCGACAACGTTTCTGGGGTGCGCCCATCCCCATCATCCACTGTGGTGAATGCGGCGAGGTGCCCGTGCCCGATGACCAGCTGCCCGTCAGGCTGCCGGATAACCTGCGCGGTGAGGCGTTGTCACCGAAGGGGACCTCCCCGTTGGCTGCGGCCGTCGAGTGGGTCAACGTTGAGTGCCCCAATTGTGGTCGGGCCGCCCAGCGCGATACGGACACCATGGACACGTTCGTGGACTCCTCCTGGTACTTCCTGCGGTTTGTCTCACCTGACTACACCGAGGGCCCGTTCGATCCCGAAAAAATCAACAACTGGATGCCGGTTGGACAGTACGTAGGTGGCGTGGAGCATGCCATCCTGCACCTGCTCTACGCCCGTTTCTTCACCAAGGTCATCAAGGACATTGGCTTGATTGAAGCCAACGAGCCTTTCTCAGCCCTGCTCAACCAAGGCCAGGTACTCAATGGCGGCAAGGCCATGAGCAAGTCCCTCGGCAACGGGGTGGATTTGGGCGAGCAGTTGGACAAGTTCGGTGTCGATGCCGTCCGCCTCACCATGGTCTTCGCCTCCCCACCGGAAGACGACGTCGACTGGGCGGACGTATCGCCGTCGGGTTCTGCCAAGTTCCTTGCCCGCGCATGGCGCCTCGGGCAGGACGTCAGCAGCGAGCCCGGTGTTGACCCTGCTGCCGGTGACCGTGCCCTGCGTACAGTCACGCACAAGACCATTGCCGACGCCGCTGAACTGTTGGATAACAACAAGTTCAACGTGGTTGTGGCCCGGTTGATGGAGCTGGTCAACGCCACCCGTAAGACCATCGACTCTGGTGCAGGTGCCGCAGATCCCGCCGTTCGTGAGGCAACGGAGGCCGTGGCTGTCATCCTGAGCTTGTTTGCGCCCTACACGGCGGAGGACCTCTGGAACGCCTTGGGTCACCCTGCATCTGTAGCGAACGCAGGCTGGCCGAAGCACGACGACGCCTTGCTGGTGCAGGACACCGTTACCGCCGTTGTTCAGGTTCAAGGCAAGGTGCGCGACCGTCTGGAAGTTTCGCCGGACATCGCAGAGGACGAGCTGCGTGAACTCGCCTTGGCCTCGGAGAACGTTCAGCGTGCCCTGGATGGCCGCGGCATCCGCACCGTGATCGTCAGGGCACCTAAACTGGTGAACATCGTTCCTGCCTAG